The following proteins come from a genomic window of Dermacentor albipictus isolate Rhodes 1998 colony chromosome 8, USDA_Dalb.pri_finalv2, whole genome shotgun sequence:
- the LOC139048917 gene encoding DNA-directed RNA polymerase III subunit RPC9-like — translation MKIIKENSAFLSNFEVLKLLKDLQSDKKASASGAGKAAARTVPNLATVSYETITYLEETACVRQTDQHIEDFLRQIAALPFKLTKIEKLQLINHRPTSPVEIQLLIEESEERLSEEDVATILELVERTLPPVKDEEPEKEGQEGEEGDEESMQCE, via the coding sequence ATGAAGATAATCAAGGAAAACTCCGCGTTCCTCAGCAACTTCGAGGTGCTCAAGCTGCTCAAAGACTTGCAAAGTGACAAGAAGGCTTCGGCAAGCGGCGCGGGCAAGGCGGCCGCTCGGACGGTGCCCAACCTGGCAACGGTGTCGTACGAGACGATCACTTACCTCGAAGAAACCGCGTGCGTGCGACAGACCGACCAGCACATCGAGGACTTCCTCCGACAGATAGCCGCGCTGCCATTCAAACTGACCAAGATAGAAAAACTGCAACTCATCAACCACAGGCCGACCTCGCCAGTGGAGATCCAACTGCTCATCGAGGAAAGCGAGGAGCGGCTGTCCGAAGAAGACGTGGCCACCATTCTGGAACTTGTGGAACGCACGCTGCCTCCCGTTAAGGACGAGGAACCTGAGAAAGAAGGGCAGGAAGGCGAAGAAGGCGATGAGGAATCGATGCAGTGCGAATGA